The nucleotide window TTTTACAGGTGGGACAGCCGGACCCGAGAACTTGAATTTTCATAGGTTTAACTCCTTTAGATTTTGAATAATAAATTGGTAATATGCTTGCCTTTTTTAGTGAGTGAGTAATAAACACGCAAACCCCGTTTTTCGCATGAGATTAAACCAGCATCTTTAAGGTCTTTTAGGTGATGAGACACCAAACTTTGGGATAAAGCTACATGTTCAATAAGATCACAAACACAGTGCTCACCTTGACGCAAAAGACAAAGAAGTTTCAACCGATTAGTTTCAGCAACCAAATTAAGAAGAGTCGATAACGAATTAACTTGCTTAAACTCTGGCTTATTTACCTTACAGCAATTATATGAACCCATATTCATATGGTAATGTTAATTAAGCCATTTTGTCAAATACAGCGGAATCGTTAGAAACTTGTGGTTCTATTCCCATAACTTGAGTATTGTAAACCGAGACGAGATATGTCTGGGGCGAAGAGGTTAAATAGGTCTATTATTAGGGTCACTAATATTCGGATTGATATATCAATCTACTACGAGGAGAGAACCTGTAGGCTTATTTGGAGGTTTTGACTTTGAGGGCGGTTTTGCCGACGCGGGAACGAAGATAGTAAAGTTTGGCGCGGCGGACGTTACCGGTTTTAGTAACGGTTATTTTTAAAAGGTTGGGGCTGGCAACCGGCCAAATTTTTTCCACACCGATGCCATCAACAGCAATTTTACGGACAGTAAAAGTTTTACCGATGCCCCGGCCTTTAATACTGATCACGGTTCCCTGAAAAGTCTGAGATTGGGCTTTATCAGCTTGGAAAAATTGGTGCTTAACTTTAACAGTATCGCCAACTTTAACCTGGGTGTCTTTGATTTTAGTGGTGAGGGCCA belongs to Candidatus Beckwithbacteria bacterium and includes:
- the rplS gene encoding 50S ribosomal protein L19; this translates as MALTTKIKDTQVKVGDTVKVKHQFFQADKAQSQTFQGTVISIKGRGIGKTFTVRKIAVDGIGVEKIWPVASPNLLKITVTKTGNVRRAKLYYLRSRVGKTALKVKTSK